The genomic DNA GATGTGCTTGCAGAGAATAAATAATTAGTAGTCTTACTACCTCCAGATATTCCGATATTATGTTGTATCCAAAAAGCATCTTTATTTCTTAGTAAACTTTGCCAATCTGTGTCTTCAGTTCCAAAATAGTTGTCAGGGTTATTAAGAATAGTATTAATAGGTTCATCACTAGCTAATGAAGGGTCTAAAGCCACTGCAGCATTAGTATTTTCTATTATACGCGTTCTAAATTGACTTGCGTTTTGAGCTTCTCTTAACTCTGTTGGGTTTTGAATGGTACTATTTACAGAATAGGTAATTCTAGCCTTTTCATTTAAACGTCCTTTTTTAGTGGTTATTAAAATAACACCGTTGGCAGCTCTAGAACCGTAAATTGCCGCAGAAGAGGCGTCTTTTAATACATCAATACGTTCAATATTAGAAGGGTTAATTGCTAATAAAGGGTTTTCTCTAGGCGCATTAGTGCCAAAATCATTGCCAGCAATTTGAGGATTAATTGTAATAGGAATCCCATCTACAACATACAAAGGTTGGTTGTCGCCACCTAATTGGCTCAAACCACGAATGTGTACAAAACCTTCATCACCTAAACCACCACCACTGGCTCCAACAAGTACTCCCGATATTTTTCCAATAAGTGTTTGTTCTACAGATTGTGTTTGGATTTGGGCTATATCTTTACTATCCACTGAGCCAACAGAACCTGTTAAATCTTTCTTTTTGGTGGTTCCATAACCAACAACTATAACTTCTTCTAGGTTACTAATTTCTTCCTCCAAGGTGAAATTTGCAACTGTTCTGCCGTTTAATTGTTCTTTTATGTTTTTAAAACCATACATTCTAACAAATATGAATGGATTATCGTTACTCCCTGATTTATAAGTTAATTTGTACGATCCATCAAAATCTGTTGCTACACCTGTTCTGAAGAGGCTTTTTTCATCTTCGTTTCCTATAGCGACTAATGCACCAGGTAGAGGCACTCCATTTTTATCAGTTACAATACCTGTAACTGTTTTTTCCTGTTGCACTACTTTAACTTGTTTAATGATAACAGTATTGTTTTTTGAAATATCAATTTTAAACTTCCCAGAAGACAGACTTTGCTCTAATAGTGTATTAGCGTTTATAATCCCTTTTTTAAGTAGAACCTTTGGAAAGTTTTTAAACATGTTCACTTGATAAATAAAGGTGTAATCTGTTTGACTCATAATCAGGTCAAAAACTTCATCGACAGTTACTTCTTGGCTTTTATCAATTTTAATTTTAGCGTTCTGAGACAAAATTGTATTAGGTGTGGCACTAAAAACGCTAAAGCACAATAAGAATATGAAAGTTCTCATAATTGTTAATAGTAGTTTTTTTCTGGTGAAGAAGAAAACCTTGGTTAGTTTTAATTCCATAAATTTGTATGTTATTAGTTAGTTAAAACTTTTAATTAATTAGTAATTTAAATAGGAGGGATGAAGCCTTATACTTTGGACGGTCTAAGCTTTGTTCCTCTTTTCTTTAATTTTTTAGTGTAATTGTAGTATTGTTTATGTCATAGGCATTTATAAAGTTTGTATTTTTAATTAGTATTAAGATTTCTTCTATATTTTGGTTTTTACTTAGAACACCTTTAAATTCAATTTGTTCTAATGATTTATCTTCAAAAACGAAATCGACATCATACCATCTTGATAAAACTTTTGAGATATCTTTTAAGTTTTTGTTCTTGAAACTAAATAGCCCTCTCTTCCAAGCAATTTCCGAATAAGTATCTACTTGAATAATTTCAACTTTTTTGGTGTTAGTATTTAATATGGATTGTTGGCCTGGATTTAAGAAATTTTTATGTTGATTGTTTGCTACAGTTACTTTTCCTTCAATTAATGTGGTATAGATGTAGGTTTCATCTTTATATGCTTTTATATTGAACTCTGTACCTAAAACTTCAACTTCTTGCCCTTGGTTAAGCACTTTAAAACGATCACCATTATGGTTTTCACTTGGTGATACATCAAAATACGCTTCTCCATATACTAATTCTACTGCTCTAGTTTCACCTTTAATAAAATTTACAGGATATTTTAGTTGAGATTCGGAGTTTAACCAAATTTGAGTACCATCGGCTAGTTTTATAAAATATTCACCACCTCTGGGTATCGTTAAGTAATTATAAGCAATTTCAGGTTTTGTGTTATTCGTATTTTTATAAACGATTTCTTTTCCATTACTAATAACATTTTCTGAAATATAATCGTTTCCTTTCTCTAGTTCAATAGAAGTTCCATTTTCCAGAGTTAAAACAGCTTTATTGGTGCCTATTTTTATATTGTTATTTATGACGACTTTAGAGTCCGTTACACGATCTTTATTTTTTATGAAAAAATAACCTGCGGATAAAAATAGGAAGACTGCAGCTGCGTATTTAAATATACTTTTTCTATAGAAAGAAATAGTTTTGCTATCATCATTTTCAATTTGAGTTAGAACCTTATTGTAGGCGTCATCAATATTATTTTTTAGCGTAGCTAAATTCAAATCATGGTAATCTGAAATGTAAGCTTCCAATTTAGATTGGTTTTTAGGATTACCTAACCAATCTTTAAGTTCCACTAGCTCTTTTTCTGTAATGGTATTAGTTAATAATTTTGTAATATGAGATTTCATAATTTTTTACGAATATTCTTGAGGTTCTCTTATTTTAGTGTGCTTCTTTCATAGTATTGCTCTAAAATTTAAAAAAACCCCTAAAAAATTTTAAATTTTTTTTAACCTTTGGATAAAATTTTATCTGTATGAATGAAATTGATGCTGTTAAAGCATTCAAAAATGGCGATAAAAAAGCGTTCAAATATTTGTTTGAGCTTTATTATGATAGATTGGTAGCATATATTGTTACCTATACTCATGATAAGATGAGTTCTGAAGATATTGTGCAGCAGGCATTTGTGAATTTATGGAAGGATAGAGGTAAATTAGATGAGATAAGATCTCCAAAGAATTACCTATATGCTATTGCTTATAACAGGTATATTGATAGTGTTACGAAAGAGAAAAGAAAAACTAAACTGTTTGATGTCGTTTATGAAAGAGCTTTAAGAGATAGAATAGAAGAGGATAGAGAGGTTTTAGATAAACGTATTGAAAAAATGAATTCAATTATAAGTACTTTGCCACCACGTTGTCAAGAAATCCTTAAGATGAACAAGGTGCAGGGTTTTAGATATAAGGATATAGCAGAGACTTTAGGCATTTCAGTAAAAACGGTAGAAAGCCAAATGGGGATAGCCTTTAAAAAGATTCGAAAAGCTTTTGAAGACGACAAATTGATTTTATTGTTACTTAGAAATGTAACTATGTGATGACAGGTAGTTTTTCGAGAGGCCAGAATGGAAAACAATATTTTTCTATTACAATAATCCTTATAAAAAGGAGCTTATTTCGGGAAAAATAGTAGGTTCAACTATTGAGTTTATTTTACTGATAGATGATGATTTAAATAATAAAAAAAAGAGGACAACTTTTAGGAAGTTTAAAGCTATCCTCTCCTCGAATGGAGTCCATCGAACCCATAAATACTATGTTTTGAAAAATTCTCTTGTTGTGATAATTTAATGATTTATAGAGATTAAGAGACTCTTTGGCCATTTTTAAGAAGTAAGTACCACATTTTTGCAGCGAATCTAATTTTAAACGTTTATAAATCTAACTTATTTAATAATTTTGGTAACTTGGGGTCAGAAGGTCTTGGGGCATCAGCTTTTATAACAATACCATTGGGATCTAACAGTATAAATCTTGGAATACTTCTTATAAGGAAATAATCAGTGAGAAGCTTATCTTCATTGCTGAATAATTTAATTCCAGTTAGTTTTTTTTCTTTTACCATATTATACCACTTATTATAATCCTTCTTTTTATCTATGGATATACTAACAAATTCTATATTTTTATTATGGTAAGCTTTTTCTATTCTTTTTAAACTTGGAAATTCTCCTATACATGGTAAACACCAAGTGGCCCAAAAATCGATATAGACATATTTGCCTTTTAAATCATCTAAAGATGTTGTACTTGAGTCGTGGTTTTTATAATCTTCAAATTTTGGGGATGCTTTCCCTTCTAAAGCTTCTACAGTTTCTTTAAATTTATTTTTTGCTAAGTTTTGTTCACGTTTTTTATACTGGTAATCAAAAAATTTTTGATGTTCTTGAAAAATTTTCTCTTGATCGGCCAAAAATAATGAATCTTTAATATCTGTTTTTTTAAGTAACACTCTTAATTCTTCAATAATAGCATTGGATTTCTTTTCGTACTCTGGCTGTTCTAAAGCCATTAATTCATCGTAATCTACACTCTCAATTTTAAGAGAAACTTCTTCTATAAAATTATTATGCTTAGCGCCTTTGCCATCAAATGTTATATCGAAAGCTGCTATCT from Flavivirga abyssicola includes the following:
- a CDS encoding FecR family protein — protein: MKSHITKLLTNTITEKELVELKDWLGNPKNQSKLEAYISDYHDLNLATLKNNIDDAYNKVLTQIENDDSKTISFYRKSIFKYAAAVFLFLSAGYFFIKNKDRVTDSKVVINNNIKIGTNKAVLTLENGTSIELEKGNDYISENVISNGKEIVYKNTNNTKPEIAYNYLTIPRGGEYFIKLADGTQIWLNSESQLKYPVNFIKGETRAVELVYGEAYFDVSPSENHNGDRFKVLNQGQEVEVLGTEFNIKAYKDETYIYTTLIEGKVTVANNQHKNFLNPGQQSILNTNTKKVEIIQVDTYSEIAWKRGLFSFKNKNLKDISKVLSRWYDVDFVFEDKSLEQIEFKGVLSKNQNIEEILILIKNTNFINAYDINNTTITLKN
- a CDS encoding RNA polymerase sigma factor produces the protein MNEIDAVKAFKNGDKKAFKYLFELYYDRLVAYIVTYTHDKMSSEDIVQQAFVNLWKDRGKLDEIRSPKNYLYAIAYNRYIDSVTKEKRKTKLFDVVYERALRDRIEEDREVLDKRIEKMNSIISTLPPRCQEILKMNKVQGFRYKDIAETLGISVKTVESQMGIAFKKIRKAFEDDKLILLLLRNVTM
- a CDS encoding TlpA family protein disulfide reductase, producing MKKATSIIALILLIVSCKKEQQIDYVTLSGIVENPIMDSLIVVRTQGNSKFITLDEDGTFLDTLKVKEGFYDIYKGDRSFRTYLKNGYDLKINLKNKIAAFDITFDGKGAKHNNFIEEVSLKIESVDYDELMALEQPEYEKKSNAIIEELRVLLKKTDIKDSLFLADQEKIFQEHQKFFDYQYKKREQNLAKNKFKETVEALEGKASPKFEDYKNHDSSTTSLDDLKGKYVYIDFWATWCLPCIGEFPSLKRIEKAYHNKNIEFVSISIDKKKDYNKWYNMVKEKKLTGIKLFSNEDKLLTDYFLIRSIPRFILLDPNGIVIKADAPRPSDPKLPKLLNKLDL